caaaaaaatatcttttttgttttgttcatcatggatttttcttttttttcaaagagatggggtctcactctgttgcctagagtgaagtgcagtagtgcaatcaaaGCAccctgcatccttgaactcctgggctcaagccatcctcccacctcagcctgagtagctggggctagaggtgtgagccaccatgcccagctcattttttaaaaaattttgtttgtagagacaaggtctcgctatgttacccaaactggtctcaaacacctgggcttaagcaatcctcccaccttggcctcccaaagtgctggaattacaggcatgagccaccaagcctggcctcatcatgaatttttgcattaattttgatttttaaaaaatactgctatacggtcaggcgcagtggctcatgcctgtagtcccagcactttgggaggctgaggtgggggggggggatcatttgaggtcaggagttcgagaccagcctggccgacatggtgaaatcatgtctctactaaaaataaaaaaattagctaggcatgttggcgcatgcctgtaatcccagctactcaggaggctgaggcaggagcatctcttgaaccggggaggcagaggttgcaatgagctgagatcacgccactacactccagcctgggcaacacagtgatactccgtctcaaaaaaaaaaacaaccaaaaacaaaatattgctttaaaatattttttatcttggtTGCTGAgcttttttggtgtcctcttaaAATTCTGCCCTGGAAGTGTCACCCTAGCTCCAGCTCTGACCTTAAGAGGGAGGTACTAGTGTTAtccacatttgttttttattttttaattaattaattaattcttttttttttttttttttttttttttgagacggagtcttgctctgtggcccaggctggagtgctgtggcgcaatctcggctcaccgcaaactccacctcccgggttcacaccattctcctgcctcagcctcccgagtagctgggactacaggcgcccgccaccacgcctggctaattttttgtatttttagtagagacggggtttcaccatgttagccaggatggtctcgatctcctgacctcatgatccccctgcctcagcctcccaaagtgctgggattacaggcgtgagtcaccacacccagcctgttatccacattttataaatgacaaaaccaaggcacagagaggcgaagtgacttgcccaagatcatataGTGGAaaaagtggcagagtcaggatttgaatctgGGCAGCCTGGCTCTAGATGCTGGGCTGTAGATGGAAGGCCCTGTCTGAGCTCCCTGCACTAGGAACAAGTGTGGTCAGGGGCAAGAAGGTCAGCTTTTGGGTAGCCGTTcaagaaatgtattaaaaaacCTAGAGAGGCAGGCTAGGGAGAGCTGTGTTGGTTACATCTGGGGTCCATCTAGGGTTCCATTCCTGGAAGAGATGGTGGTGGTTAGGGCTGCCCGGAGCTCCTCAGGGGCAAAGACCCCCAGTTCTGTGATGATGCCGCCAGTGATGAGGTCATGGGGGGTGACATCGAAGGCAGGATTCCAAACTCCAATCCCtgcaggggagagaggggaggcaaGGAGGCAGGAATTTGCTTCTGTGAAAGTTCTCAGGTTGTGGTCACCTGTTTCTATCACAGTGGTTCTTGGTATTAGGGAGTCCTTGAGAACCTAAGGATTCTCACCTCAAAAGTACATGCAGGCACGGACATTGTATGCAATAGTAAGTTTAGATTCACCACCGCTCTTAGACTGTCACTCCCCAAGGAGAATTCACAGTCCTATACACATCTAtcccacttatttttttattttttgtgagatgtagttttgctcttgttgcccaggctggagtgcactggcgcaatctcggctcaccacaacctccaccttctgggtgcaagcgattctcctgcctcagcctcttgagtagctgggattacatgcatgcaccactatgcccggccactATTTTTAGTAGTtagtccatgttggtcaggctggtctcaaactctcgacctcaggtgatctgcccgcctcggcctctcaaagtgctgggattataggtgtgagccaccgtgcctggcctatcccacttatttttttagttttatttttaattattattattattttttgagacagagtctcgttctgtcacccaggctggaacagtggtgtgatctcgccttAGTGtagtgtaacctctgcctcctgggttcgagcgattctcctgccgcagcctcctgagcagctgggaccacagacgtcactaccatgcctggctgtttttttgtttttttgttttttttgagatggagttttgctgttatcacctaggctggagtgcagtgacatgatctcaactcactgcaacctgtgtctcccaggttcaagatattctcctgcctcagccttccaggtagttgggattacaggttcttGCCATCTCGCCCGGCcaatgtttttttgtatttttagtagagacggggcttcaccacattggccaggctggtctcgaacccctgacctcaggtgatccgcccacctcagcctcccaaagtgttgggattacaggtgtgagccactgtgcctggccttttttttttttttttttttttttttttttgtgagacagagtcttcctctgttgcccaggctggagtgcagtggcgcaatctcggctcactgcaagccccgcctcccaggttcacaccattctcctgcctcagcctcccgagtagcggggactacaggtgcctgccacaacgcccagctagttttctgtatttttagtagagacggggtttcaccgtgttagctgggatggtctcgatctgctgacctcgtgatctgcccgcctcagcctcccaaagtgctgggattacaggcgtgagccaccacattcggcaatttttgtatgtttttagtagagacgtggtgtcgctctgttggctaggctggtctggaacgctgacctcaagtgatccgccagcctctgcctcccaaagtgttgggattataggcgtaagacACTGCATCCGGGTGCATGGACTAATATTTAAAGGGCCAGTCATTGATCTAAATGTCCTGTGGGTTAATTCACTGATGGCCGTTGGGTTTATGCAGCAGGTTCTAGCcaaagcccattttacagataggatcAGTGAGGATCTCAGGGAATTAGAGAATTTAGGGAACTTGCTAATGGTTGCACAGCCAGGAAGTATAGGCAGCTAAGAAAAGTCTTGCAGcaaggcatggtagctcatgcctgtaatctcagtgctttgggaggctgaggcaggaggatcgcttgaggtcaggagttcgagaccagcctggggaacacagcgacaccctatctctatgaaaataaacaaataaaaataaaaataagtctagaaatatcttgttttttcttttttttttttttttttttttgagacagagtctcactctgttgcccaggctggagtgcagtggcgcaatctcagctcaccacaacctccgcctctcaggttcaagtgagtctcctgcctcagcctcctgagtagctgggatcacaggcggatgctaccatgcccagctaatttttgtatttttagtagagacgggggtttcactatgttgaccagactggtctcgaactcctgaccttgcgatctccctgcctcggcctcccaaagtgctgggattacaggtgtgagccacctcgcctggccgtCTTGGTTTTTCTTTACCAACACGTGGCCAGGCAGATATTCTTATTTCCTCTTAAGAAAACCTAAGTGGAGATTAGCAAGACAGTCATTCAAGACCATTCATATAACCGGTTAGTTGTAAGTTCTGATGTTGGATCTGACCTCCAGGATGTAACTGTTAGAAGAAGCGGCTtggcccaggcacggtggctcacacctgtagtcctagcgctttgggaggcagaagcagactgattgcttgaggtcagtagtttataactagcctggtcaacatgttgaaaccccatctctactaaaaatacgaaaattaaccgggtgtggtggcgcccacctgtagtcccagctactcaagaggctgaggcaggaggattgcttgaacccaggaggtggaggttgcagtgagctgagatcacaccactgcactctagcctgagggacagagcaagactccatctgaaaaaaaataaaaagaagaaaaagtggcggccgggcgcggtggctcaagcctgtaatcccagcactttgggaggccgagacgggcggatcacgaggtcaggagatcgagaccatcctggctaacacagtgaaactccgtctctactaaaaatacaaaaacttagccgggcgaggtggcaggcgcctgtagtcccagctactcgggaggctgaggcaggagaatggcgtgaacccgggaggcggagcttgcagtgagctgagatccggccactgcactccagcctgggtgacagagcgagactccgtctcaaaaaaaaaaaaaaaaaaaaagaaaaagtggcttGTAGGAGCTGTGTATGTTCCAGAAGGATGACAAGGCCCTGCATATCACCTGCCTCCATGAAGTGCCCAGAAGCTGGGGTGTCGCCTGAGGGGGTGGCTTACCGGGTGCCGCAATCCGGACCCCATTAACATCAGTCAGCTCCTGGGCTGGTCGCTCTTCAATAATGATCTCCTTGCCGGTCTCCAGACGGAGGTCACATGAGGAGCTGGGGGCAGCCACGTAGAAGGGAATGCCGTGGTGCTTGGCGACAATGGCCAGCTGGTAGGTGCCCACCTTGTTGGCTGTGTCACCGTTGGCAACCACGCGGTCAGCTCCCACGACCACGGCTGGGGAGGGGGTGCATGAGAAGTTGGGGGTCATTACCTGGCCCCATGCCCCAGAGCCCCGCCCCCAGGCCTTACCCCCCCAGGACTTACTGTCTGCTTACCTGACACGCCCCTATGGGCCATGGCAGCAGCCACCATGCTGTCGGCGATAAGGGTGGCAGGGATCTGCTCATAGACCAGCTCAAAGGCCGTCAGCCGGGCTCCCTGGTTGTAGGGCCGGGTCTCTGTGCAGAAGGCATGCTCCAGGCGGCCCAGGCTATGCAGTGAGCGGATCACACCTGCGGGGGCCCCACACACCAGGAGAAGGCCCCGGGGAGGGGCAAACAGACAAGGTGGTCCATTGGTTAGGGGTGCAGGCTCCTAGACTGGGCGTGGATTGCCCAAGGCTTACCGAGCACAGTCCCACCCAGGGGCCTTCGCAGTGGCAGTTCTCTCTGCCTGGTATGCTCTTCCCAGTGCTCACATACCTCTGTTTCACGTCTGTTTAAAGGACACCTTCTCGGTGAAGCGTTCTCTGATCTCTCAGTTTTGCATAGCAATCCCCACACTTCCAGTGTCCTGCTCTCTTTCCTTagcatttatcactttttttttttttgagatggagtctcactttgtcacccgggctggagtgcagtggcacaatctctgctcactgcaagctctgcctcccgggttcataccattctcctgcctcagcctcccgagtagctgggactacaggcgcccgctgccacgctgagctaattttttgcatttttagtagagacggggtttcaccatgttagccaggatggtctcgatctcctgaccttgtgatccacccgcctcggcctcccaaagtgctgggattacaggcgtgagccaccacacctggccccagcaTTTATCACCTTCTAACACCTCATGTGTACAGGCAGTCCCCCTTTTCTGTGGGTTCTCCATCCATGGACTCAACTACGTggactgaaaatatttgaaaagaatcgctggaacccaggaagcagaggtttcagtgagccgaggtcatgccatggcactccagcctgggtgatagagcaagactctgtctccaaaataaataactaaataaaaagcaatcctcccatctcagccccctcccgaatagctgggaccacaggtgcataccactacaccagctaattttagtattttttgtagagatggggttttgccatgatgcccaagctggttttgaacccctgagctcaagtgatccgcctgccttggcctcccaaagtgttggcattacaggcttaaaaatagagacggggtcttgctatgttgccaaggctggtttagaacttctgagttcaagcaatcctcccaccccagcctccccattACAGGCCTGCACCGCCACTACACCTAGCCAATAACAACAATATACATAGTATTTACATGGTACTAGCTATGATATGCAATctagagatgttttaaaatataggggtgggctgggcgtggtgactcatgcctgtcatcccagcactttgggaggccgaggctggcggattacctaaggtcagaagttcaagacagcctagccaacgtggtgaaaccccgtccctactaaaaatataaaaattagctgggtgtagtggctcacgcctgtaatcccagacactcaggaggctgaggcatgagaatctcttgaacctgggaggcggaggttgtagtgagctgagatcatgccactgcaccagcctgggcgacagagcaagactgtctaaaaaaaaaccaaaaacaaacaaacgaacaaaaaaaatatatatatgaatgtgcaTAGGTTATGCAAATATGATGGCATTTTATATTATGGACTTGCGcgtccatggattttggtatctgtgggaggtcctggaaccagtcccccacGGATATTGAAGGACGACTGTATTTATCTTGCCTGTTGACTGTTCCTGCTGCTTGCCTGGGACCCCTGAAAGCAGacgttttgtctgttttgttcactgctgcgTCCCCAGCAAATGGAAATGTCTGAGCACAGCAGGTGCTTACTAAATGCTGTGTGAGTGAATGAATCAAAGGCAGAGGTCTTGCCATCAAGGCCTCGGTTCCCAGGGATGAAGGTGGGACTCAGGCAGGTAGGGAAATTTCCTGGGGGATTTAGGGTCAAGTGGAAtctgctgccttggccccctACAGCCCACTCCCCCTGTCTCCTGGTCACAGCTACCTGATCTTTCTCTGCTCACTCCCTTCTCCCCAGTTCCTCTTGGACTCCACGTCCTGCCCTGGCTCTAGGCATATGGCTCAGGCAGCGCCCATCGAATGACTGCTCTGGGATGGGCAGTTGGCCCTAGTAGACCCCTGAGATACTTTTCTAGTACAGGAGGCTCTTTTCCTCCTGATTTGAACCCTAACACCCCCCTGCCAGCCCATGGAACCTGAAGATGAAGGAGGGCAGAGCTGAAGAACAGAGATAGATAGGTCCTGATGCTACTGGTTGAGCCCCTTGATCTAGCCATACCTGAAGCCAACCCTATAAGCGTTTCTGTACTAGAACTAATACCttcatatttttttgtggagaaaatGGTTGGGGTTTGGGATTCTTCCTCTTGTATCCAAAAAAGGTCCTAGAAGGCCCTCCCCTACCCCCTTAGGAGGCCCTCTCACCTAGGGCTGTACCATAGCCAGCGGTGGCCAGAGCACCGGTGTTACAGTGGGTCAGCACAGTCACCTTGCCACCGCTGGGGGCCACCCGCTCCAGGAGGTGGCGGGCTCCCAGGTCCCCAATGCTTCGGTTGTCTCTGAGGTCTTTCTCCAGCATGTCCTCGGCGCAGCGGATCACTCTGGGGCCGACAAGGAGTTTTAAGCACCAGCCACCAGGCCCCGGGGCCCAGGCCAACCCCTCCTCTCTGTCCAGCGCTGCTGTCCTGGAGCCCTCCTGCTCAAAGCCTCTCATTGCTGTGGGGCCTGGACCCTTCCGCCACGGCCACCGAAGTGTcactccattcattcatccaaacaCATGTTTACTGAGCAGTTCCAGTGTGACTCGGCAGTAAACACGACAAAAAAATCTCTGCCCCTATGGAGTTGACACTGGGGTGAGGGAACCAGttgatgaataataaaataaaatgctcaagCCTGAAAAGACTTTGGGAGGTGGAATCACGAGGCAGGAGAgagcagtgaaaccccgtctctactgcaGAGAGCAGCCGGGGGTGAGCTGGTCCCAGCTATCATATAgggatgtaaacccgggaggcggagcttgcgctATGGATACCTGGGCGACAAAGCTGCACCAATGGCATGGTGAATTGCAAAGAGCTGTAAGGCAGGATTGAGCATATTGGTGGGGCTATAAACCTGGCCTGTGACATTGCATGTGCAAAGGCTGTAAGGCAGGATTGAGCTTGGTGGGGTAAAGTGACATtgcagggaggggctggagcAGAAGGGAAGTGGGGGGAAAAAGATGGCAGGAAGGGGACCAGGACAGGAAAAAAAGTTCTTCAAAAGCAGAAACCAAGAGGACAAGGTGACACCGAAAAGGGCCTCCAAGGGTGGATAAGGGGTTGGCTGTATTCAGGGGAGGCACGATTAAGGAGTTGGGTTTCCGGGTCAGGCTGACCAGGCTAGACTCCGGGCCCCATCTTTGGGACCCTGGACAAGGGACTTAAGGGcgccgtgcctcagtttccccatctgtataaTGGGTCACTGTACTTAAAAAGCGTCAATATGATTCctgctcagcacagtgcctggtaccagATCCCCGTACCTCTCCCGAACCGCCTCTTCCGTAGCGCCTTCCCGCTCGGCCTCCCGGGCTGCAGCGTCAGCCAGGTCGCGGGCGGCGCGGGCCATGTTGACAGCGGTGGGCCTGGAGGTGACGAGGAAGCTCAGCTTGTCGCGCACGAAGGCCACGAGTGCGGCGAGTCCTGGACCCCCGGCGCCCGCCTGCAGCTCCACGGCGAGACTGAGACAGCCCACCAGGGCTATGGCCGGGGCGCCCCGCACCTGCGGGGAGGAATTCGGGCGTCGGAGGCTGCAGGCGCGGGCGCATTCCCACCTCCAGCCCCGCCGCCCAGCCGTCCCGCCGCACCTTCATGGCGCGGATGGCTTCCCAGGCCTGGCGCACCGAGCCCACCGCCTCGTAGCGGCTCTGCTGGGGCAGCAGCAGCTGGTCTAGGATCTGCAGGGAGCCCCGCGAGTAGCGAATCGCCTCCAGGGTCATGGTGCAGTAACCAAGCCCAGCACAACTCACGAGGAGTGGGAGTCCTGCGCGCACTTGCGGGGGCGGGGCCTCCCCCGGAAAAAGGGACATGCGCATGCGCATCCAACCCGACCCCACAGGTTCCCAGAACTCGCAGTCCAGGTGGCCGAACCCACTGCACGTCTCACGCCAAACGCGGACGGAGTAAGCCGCCTCCTCGGGACCACAAAAGTGGCAGCATTTATGGGACGCCTACTGGATACCAGGCCCTGTGTTTAGCATCCTGCAGTCTAGAGTTAGGGGTGTATCCCCAGTGGCAAGGTAACATCAAGTGTTCAAACGAAAGAATTTGTTAAATGATCTTCCTTCTCCAAGGTTGAGGGGGAGGCAGTGGGGGGTCGTGTGCCCCTTGATGGATGCACGGCTGTTTCTGGGCCATTTTCTGCTCGGTTTCATTCAAAAGTAACATGCAGGATGGGCGCTgaggctcacgcctggaatcccagcactttgggaggccgagtctggtggatcacttgaggtcaggagttcgaaaccagcctggccaacatggtgaaacgccgtctctactaaaaatacaaaaaattagccaggcgtggtggcaggcacccgtagtcccagctacttgggaggctgaggccgaagaatctcttgaacccaggaggcagaggttgcagtgagccgagattgcgccactgcactccagcccgggtgagagcgagactcagtctcaaaaacaaaaccaacaaaaataccCCCAAAAGTAACACGCATGGGGGGCTTTTCCATGGGCCACCCCTGGGCTGGGGATAATAAAAAGCTCAcaccgggccgggcgcggtggctcaagcctgtaatcccagcactttgggaggccgaggcgggcggatcacaaggtcaggagatcgagaccacagtgaaaccccgtctctactaaaaatacaaaaaattagccgggcgcggtggcgggcgcctgtagtcccagctactcaggaggctgaggcaggagaatggcgggaacccgggaggcggagcttgcagtgagccgagatcgcgccactgcactccagcctgggcaacagcgtgagactccgtctcaaaaaaaaaaaaaaaaaaaaaaaaaaaaaaaaaaagctcacacCTGTGGGCTCCAGCCCCCACTGCATGTGGCACAGATCCTGGGTACCCTGTATGCCTTGTCCCTGGCCTTGTGTGTGTGGTTCCTGGCCCCCTTTTCACCCTTCACACTCGGCccatgccacctcctccaggaagtctgtCCTGGTTCCTGGCCAACCTGAACCACCACCTTGAGACTCTTGTCACTCTGGGAGGGGACCACGTCCATGGTCACAGCTATGACCCTATACTAGAATTTGCCCATGAGAGGTCCGTCAAGTGTGGTCAACTTGGGGCTTGTGGGGGGAAGCCCCAGGGCCCAGCTAACAACCCAAGACAGGGAAGAAGAGACAAGTCTTTAATGTACGGAGTCTCACAAGGCACAAACACCCTCACCAAGACCAAATAAATAACTCCACGGTTGCAGGAAGGTGAGGTCTGGGGAGGGGGTGGCATCTGAGCTCTCCCAGGGCTGGTGGGCGAGCGGGGGTCTGCAGTCTGTGAGGGGCCTCCTGGGTGTGTCCGGGCCTCTGGAGCGGGGCCAGTCCTCAGGCTGGGGACTGCTCACTCACTCTCCGAGTCAGAGTAGTCCGCCACGAGGGAGGAGCCGAGGCTGCAGGGGTGCCGCGTGTCTGCGGGGTCGGGGTCAGCTGCCTCCTGGGAGGAGCCTGCTAGTGACAGGGGCTTGTCCTGATG
The sequence above is drawn from the Macaca thibetana thibetana isolate TM-01 chromosome 19, ASM2454274v1, whole genome shotgun sequence genome and encodes:
- the MRI1 gene encoding methylthioribose-1-phosphate isomerase isoform X1, whose protein sequence is MTLEAIRYSRGSLQILDQLLLPQQSRYEAVGSVRQAWEAIRAMKVRGAPAIALVGCLSLAVELQAGAGGPGLAALVAFVRDKLSFLVTSRPTAVNMARAARDLADAAAREAEREGATEEAVRERVIRCAEDMLEKDLRDNRSIGDLGARHLLERVAPSGGKVTVLTHCNTGALATAGYGTALGVIRSLHSLGRLEHAFCTETRPYNQGARLTAFELVYEQIPATLIADSMVAAAMAHRGVSAVVVGADRVVANGDTANKVGTYQLAIVAKHHGIPFYVAAPSSSCDLRLETGKEIIIEERPAQELTDVNGVRIAAPGIGVWNPAFDVTPHDLITGGIITELGVFAPEELRAALTTTISSRNGTLDGPQM
- the MRI1 gene encoding methylthioribose-1-phosphate isomerase isoform X2; translation: MTLEAIRYSRGSLQILDQLLLPQQSRYEAVGSVRQAWEAIRAMKVRGAPAIALVGCLSLAVELQAGAGGPGLAALVAFVRDKLSFLVTSRPTAVNMARAARDLADAAAREAEREGATEEAVRERRETEVCEHWEEHTRQRELPLRRPLGGTVLGVIRSLHSLGRLEHAFCTETRPYNQGARLTAFELVYEQIPATLIADSMVAAAMAHRGVSAVVVGADRVVANGDTANKVGTYQLAIVAKHHGIPFYVAAPSSSCDLRLETGKEIIIEERPAQELTDVNGVRIAAPGIGVWNPAFDVTPHDLITGGIITELGVFAPEELRAALTTTISSRNGTLDGPQM